Genomic window (Anaerobacillus sp. CMMVII):
TCGGAAGCGGAATTGAAAGCGAAATGACGAGATTCATTATTGCCTGTGTGTCAGTGACCCAGCTTGTTTATATGTCTGAAATGGGTGGTTTACTGTTAGGTTCAAAGTTGCCAATCAGCATCAAAGATTTAATTTTAATCTTCCTACTACGCACACTTATTACGTTACCAATTGTCGTCGGGGTTGCGCATCTTATTTTTTAATTGATGAAGGAGGTTTATTCTTTGAACTTATCAACGTTAGAAATTCGTCCCCTTCAATCGATTGAGGAATTAGAAATCGTAAAAAAATTAGAAGAACGTATTTGGAGTATAGATGATGCTGTACCTGTCAATCAAACAGCTGCAGCCGTTAAAAATGGTGGCCTCGTTCTCGGGGCCTTTATACATATGGAACTAGTCGGATTCCAATATAGTTTCCCAGGCTTTAATGGCAAAAATATATATCTTGTTTCGCATAGCTTAGGGATTCACCCCGATTACCGAAAATATGGGATAGGTGAAAAACTTAAATGGGCACAGAAAAAAATGGCGCTAGAATTAGGCTACGAGCTCATCACTTGGACGTACGACCCATTAGAAACGGTGAATGGCTATTTAAATTTGCACAAACTCGGAGCGGTTTGCTCTACGTATATAGAAAATGCCTACGGTGAAATGGCGGACAATCTGAATGCAGGACTTCCAACCGACCGTTTTTTAGTTGAGTGGGAGATTAAAAGACCATGTAATAAGAAGACTGAGCTGATAGATATTGACCAGCCATTGACAATTTCTACGAGTCTACAAGATCAATTTCTTGTTCCTGGTAAAATTGATTTGGGTCAAAATCAAGGGACAGTAGTTATACCGGTCCCAGGTAATTTTCAAGAAATGAAGAATTGTGATTTTCCGCTAGCCCTAAAGTGGCGGAACGTAACCCGAGACGTTTTTAGTCATTACTTACGTTTAGGATGGGTCGTAACGGACCTAATAAAAGATTCTAAACAGGATCATCAATATTTGTATCTTTTAGAAAAACGAGAGAAGTAAGGAGACTTTTGAATGGAGATTAAGAGCATTGTTTTAAGACATGTAAAAATGGAGCTTTTGACTCCTTTTACAACAAGTGTAGGGACAGAGGTTGATAAGGATTTTCTTATAGTTGAGGTTATCTCTAAAAGTGGTTTATCTGGTTGGGGTGAGGCCGTCTCAATCATAGAGCCTATCTATAATGAGGAAACAGTAAAGACGAATTGGCACATGTTAGAGGATTTCTTAATTCCACTAGTTTTGAAAATGAGATAGATCACCCTGATCAAATTTCGGACCTATTTAACCCGATCCGTCGAAATTATAATGCTAAAGCAGCTCTAGAATGTGCCATTTGGGATCTTTATGCCAAAGAGAATAATTTATCTTTAGCTAGTGCGCTTGGTGGTGTCAAAGACAAAATCGAAGTAGGTGTTAGTGTCGGGATTAAAAATTCTCTTGAAGACTTACTACAGCAGGTAAAGGTGTATGTGAACGAAGGTTATAAACGAATTAAAGTGAAAATTAAACCAAGCTGGGATGTTAAGGTTATCAAAGCTATCCGACGTGAATATCCGAATATCCAGCTGATGGCGGACGCAAATTGCGCATACACTTTAGCCGATATTGAGCATCTACAAAATTAGATGAGTTTAAGCTAACGATGATAGAACAACCTTTGGACAGCGATGACATTATTGATCATGCAAAACTTCAAGCTGAATTACAAACTCCTATTTGTCTTGATGAAAGCATTCATACTGTGGAAGATGCCCGAAAAGCGATTGAACTTGGAAGTTGCAAAATCATTAATTTAAAAATTGGTCGTGTTGGCGGTTTGACGGAGACGAAGAAGATTCACGATTTATGTGAAAAGCATCAAATCCCAGTTTGGTGCGGTGGAATGCTTGAAGCTGGAATTGGTCGCGCGCACAATATTGCGATCACATCCCTTGCTAACTTTACACTGCCGGGCGATACCGCCCCTTCAGCACATTACTGGAAACAAGACATTATTACACCGGAAGTTACTATGCAAGATGGCTACATTCATGTACCAACTAGCCCTGGAATTGGCTATGAACCAAACCGCAAACGAATAAATGAGCTAACACTCCATAGTAAAACGTTTATGTAATTTATATTGGAAAGAAAAGGGGTCTGACCCCCACTGCGTTAAAGCTTTAACGCGCTGGGGGTCAGACCCCTTTTCTTCTTCTATTTCACTCGGAAGTGGCATACCTTGAATTAAAAATATACCACCAACAGGGAATTGGATCAGGGGGGAACCGATATGAGAACATTTTTATTGGTGGAGGACGAACGGATTTTAGCTAAAAACATCGCATTTTTCTTGGAGCGGGAAGGCTATCAGGTTGATATAGTTTATGATGGAGAGGCTGGATGGAAAGCTGTAGGCTCAAAAGCATATGATTTGATTTTGTTGGATTGGACCATCCCGAAAAAGGACGGTTTAGAATTGTGTAAACAAATCCGAAAAGAGTCTAATGTGCCGATAATCATGATTACTGCTAAAGGTGAAATATTTGATAAGGTCATCGGATTAGAAGTAGGTGCAGATGATTATATTGTAAAGCCATTCGACCAACGGGAATTATTGGCTAGGATTCATGCTTTATTACGACGGAATGACACGACACGTGCTGACCAACGTAGCGAACAGTGGCTACATTATGAGGGA
Coding sequences:
- a CDS encoding GNAT family N-acetyltransferase; protein product: MNLSTLEIRPLQSIEELEIVKKLEERIWSIDDAVPVNQTAAAVKNGGLVLGAFIHMELVGFQYSFPGFNGKNIYLVSHSLGIHPDYRKYGIGEKLKWAQKKMALELGYELITWTYDPLETVNGYLNLHKLGAVCSTYIENAYGEMADNLNAGLPTDRFLVEWEIKRPCNKKTELIDIDQPLTISTSLQDQFLVPGKIDLGQNQGTVVIPVPGNFQEMKNCDFPLALKWRNVTRDVFSHYLRLGWVVTDLIKDSKQDHQYLYLLEKREK
- a CDS encoding response regulator transcription factor — encoded protein: MRTFLLVEDERILAKNIAFFLEREGYQVDIVYDGEAGWKAVGSKAYDLILLDWTIPKKDGLELCKQIRKESNVPIIMITAKGEIFDKVIGLEVGADDYIVKPFDQRELLARIHALLRRNDTTRADQRSEQWLHYEGINLDREKLLISFNNQTIPLTANEYKLLEIMIKKPTNVYSREFLYEQVWGGILAYSERTVDVTISRLRKKILELTGEKYFYAIRGMGYRFVESHENSIPIVVNLLLCIYLCDSCRIHGCIKNV